A window from Enterocloster bolteae encodes these proteins:
- a CDS encoding branched-chain amino acid ABC transporter permease, whose product MKKKIGSRQILLLILLLIAAVIPVFVRTPYLLSICVMTFYMASASLAWSILGGLTGQISLGHASFMGLGAYMSTLLLVKLNVSPWISIPLVFLFVGALTALLLSPCFVLRGPYFSLVTIAFGEAFRNLMTNWDFAGKGQGLLLPFGDNSLALLRFKSKVPYFYLSLLMVIAVYLIVRAIDRSKFGYALKTVREDEDTANAIGINPLKYKVLATFVSCGLIAVCGVFYANYIRFINPDIMIQAQSVEFVLPAVIGGIGSVTGPLIGAIILTPLAQYLNSTLSSIAPGANLLVYAIILIVVILFQPRGIMGWYNGSKFKVKVNDMFDRMDGKK is encoded by the coding sequence ATGAAGAAAAAAATAGGTTCCAGACAGATTTTATTATTGATTTTACTTCTAATCGCAGCTGTGATACCCGTATTTGTCCGTACACCGTACCTGCTGTCGATTTGCGTGATGACATTTTACATGGCCAGCGCGTCCCTGGCCTGGAGTATCCTGGGCGGGCTGACAGGCCAGATTTCCCTGGGACATGCCTCCTTTATGGGGCTGGGCGCATATATGTCCACTCTTTTGCTGGTTAAGCTGAATGTATCGCCGTGGATCAGCATTCCTCTGGTGTTTCTGTTTGTGGGAGCGTTAACCGCATTGCTGCTGTCGCCCTGTTTCGTGCTGAGGGGGCCGTATTTTTCACTGGTTACCATTGCGTTTGGAGAGGCGTTCCGCAATCTGATGACCAACTGGGATTTTGCCGGCAAGGGGCAGGGGCTTTTGCTTCCCTTTGGCGATAATTCCCTGGCTCTGCTGCGATTTAAGAGTAAAGTGCCCTATTTTTATCTGTCCCTTCTTATGGTAATAGCGGTATATCTGATTGTGCGCGCAATTGACCGTTCCAAGTTTGGATATGCCTTAAAGACAGTGAGGGAGGATGAGGACACAGCCAATGCAATCGGAATCAATCCTCTCAAATATAAGGTGCTGGCCACCTTTGTCAGCTGCGGCCTGATTGCTGTATGCGGTGTGTTCTATGCAAATTATATCCGTTTCATTAACCCGGATATCATGATTCAGGCACAGTCCGTGGAATTCGTTCTTCCGGCTGTAATCGGAGGAATCGGAAGCGTGACAGGCCCCCTGATTGGAGCTATTATTCTTACACCGTTAGCTCAGTATCTCAACTCTACCCTGAGCAGTATAGCGCCCGGAGCCAATCTGCTGGTTTACGCCATCATTCTGATTGTGGTTATCCTGTTCCAGCCAAGAGGTATTATGGGCTGGTATAACGGCAGCAAATTCAAGGTAAAGGTCAATGATATGTTTGACAGGATGGACGGTAAAAAGTAA
- a CDS encoding ABC transporter ATP-binding protein, translating into MGNILEIKDLSKNFKGLKAVDSVSFAVEEGGITGLIGSNGAGKTTVFNMISGVFPPTAGHIIYKNKEITGMKPYHYTSMGIARTFQIMKPLASMSVLDNVASGALYGRKKYKSVKEAKEYAEEILHFTGLYERKDWLPGEMGTPFKKRLELARALATDPDMLLLDEVMAGLNPTETDEAVELIRKINENGTTILLIEHVMRAVANLCQKVVVMHHGEKITEGTPEMVMNDPYVIEIYLGKEEH; encoded by the coding sequence GTGGGCAATATATTGGAAATAAAGGATTTGAGTAAGAATTTCAAAGGACTGAAGGCTGTGGACAGTGTCAGCTTTGCTGTGGAGGAGGGAGGCATTACCGGGCTCATCGGTTCCAACGGAGCCGGAAAGACAACGGTATTCAATATGATAAGCGGCGTGTTCCCGCCTACGGCCGGCCATATTATCTATAAAAATAAAGAAATTACCGGCATGAAGCCATATCACTATACGTCCATGGGAATTGCCAGGACATTCCAGATCATGAAGCCTCTGGCTTCCATGTCTGTATTGGATAATGTTGCTTCGGGTGCTCTATATGGAAGAAAAAAATATAAATCAGTAAAAGAGGCAAAGGAATACGCAGAGGAAATCCTGCATTTTACCGGATTGTACGAGCGGAAGGACTGGCTGCCGGGAGAAATGGGCACTCCCTTTAAGAAGCGTCTGGAGCTGGCCAGGGCCCTGGCCACGGATCCTGATATGCTGCTTTTGGATGAGGTTATGGCTGGCTTAAATCCCACGGAGACAGATGAGGCCGTGGAGCTGATTCGCAAAATCAATGAGAACGGGACCACCATACTGCTGATTGAGCATGTAATGAGAGCAGTGGCCAATCTCTGCCAGAAAGTGGTTGTTATGCATCATGGTGAGAAAATAACAGAGGGAACGCCGGAGATGGTAATGAATGACCCCTATGTCATCGAGATTTATCTTGGTAAGGAGGAGCATTGA
- a CDS encoding ABC transporter ATP-binding protein: MADRYFEVNKINVRYGDIQVLWDIEFTADKGEIVALVGSNGAGKSTTVKSCAGLIRPFQGNIRLDGHDLTGAACRTFIDHGVILVPEGRQLFPSMTIYENLEMGASSKAAKAAKKDTIERIYNWFPKLKDRKNQLAGTLSGGEQQMLAFSRGMMGLPKLLIMDEPSLGLAPNIVDNIFSIAKEVAQESGLTIILVEQDVRKALRIANRGYVIENGQITVSGTAEELLNNDEVKKAYLGF; the protein is encoded by the coding sequence ATGGCAGACAGGTATTTTGAGGTAAATAAAATCAATGTCCGGTACGGGGACATTCAGGTGCTTTGGGATATTGAATTTACGGCGGATAAAGGGGAAATCGTAGCCTTGGTGGGAAGCAACGGGGCGGGCAAGAGCACCACGGTTAAGTCCTGCGCCGGCCTGATCAGGCCGTTTCAGGGAAATATCCGTTTGGACGGACATGATCTTACCGGAGCGGCTTGCAGAACCTTTATTGACCACGGTGTTATCCTGGTTCCGGAGGGCAGGCAGCTGTTTCCTTCCATGACAATCTATGAGAATCTGGAGATGGGAGCCAGCAGCAAGGCGGCGAAAGCGGCTAAGAAGGACACCATTGAACGGATCTATAACTGGTTTCCTAAGCTGAAGGACAGAAAGAACCAGCTGGCAGGCACCTTAAGCGGAGGCGAACAGCAGATGCTTGCCTTTTCCAGAGGCATGATGGGACTTCCGAAGCTTCTTATCATGGATGAACCCTCCCTGGGACTGGCCCCCAACATTGTGGACAACATATTTTCCATTGCCAAAGAGGTGGCGCAGGAATCCGGGCTTACCATTATCCTGGTGGAACAGGATGTGAGGAAGGCGCTGAGGATTGCCAACAGGGGATACGTGATTGAAAACGGCCAGATTACCGTATCGGGCACAGCCGAAGAGCTTTTGAACAACGATGAGGTGAAAAAGGCGTATCTGGGATTTTAG
- a CDS encoding diguanylate cyclase domain-containing protein produces MRQRDTILIVDDMEINRVILDGLFQEEYHLLEAENGEQALLLLRQYHENIAIMLLDVVMPVMDGYKVLQEMGANGLLDEVPVVVITADNSLEGELRAFDLGASDIIVKPFEPHVVKRRVHNIIELYLHKHNLEDMVEQQAQKLRESNDVLVDALSSVIEYRSLESGQHIKRIRLLTQVLLEEVCRNCPEYGLDKKKIEVIASASALHDIGKIAIEDKILNKPGRLTAEEFEIMKTHTLRGCQILEGLERMSDKGYLEYAYNICRYHHERWDGRGYPDGLYGDAIPICAQAVSIVDAYDALTSDRVYKKAIPHEQAFNMILNGECGCFSSRLLDCFKNVEPQLADLCKRYRDGNVPAPAKLSHHGSVLGVGDGSLSALQLEQMKYFAMLRYVDTTVAEVDFSTGSYHVVYAPDERIKKLFQGECLEAVAECCINDLVVPEEQDNVRRIWKTEIPRFFEEGMLKQSWKYRLKDEHRSEEWYELTLLRVDIEHPRRRKALLLWRLVDRAHQEADLDENRLREDRRVLHNILKGILRCRNDRWFTMMDVDDGFLGYTREEIKERFNNCYIEMIRPDDRERMRRELTEQINRGGEYEVEYRVEDRSGRSIWMLDKGRLMYDNEGREYFYSVIIDIDQTKHAQEELRLGLERYKIVMEQTNDIFFEWDIGSDTVVYSINWKAKFGYDPISEQASVRIPKISHLYPEDMAPFGHLIEEIRDGRRYGELEFRVSDSKGRYQWCKLRATTQFDDQGQPCKAVGIVIDINDEKLAAQELKARAERDTLTRLYNKESARQRIEHLLVNREEGEGAALFVIDIDNFKMVNDQYGHMFGDAVLTKIAGQLSRLFRSSDIVSRIGGDEFMALLQGVVNEQRVKSVAGRLIECFERVLEELPKDCCITCSIGIAVCPRDGENFQTLFRRADVALYQAKACGKKQYQIYDQSMEDKAFGQGAGRKATVNTTIESEQNGDMMLNDLLPRAFNILSKSEKMDKAVESVLELLGERLQVSRAYVFENSEDGTCYSNTFEWCARGIRSQKDLLQGCSYAEFSTDYQSCFNESGILYCDDIGQLPGDIQKRLKQRGVKSMLQCAIRDNGVFKGWVGFDDCTSHCLWTISQIEVLSFVSELLSLFLLKQRAQDSAVDLAEDLRTILDHQNSWIYVVDMESHELLFINDKTYRLAPDSRLGMSCHEAFFKNDKPCQRCPMKQVEDKINYTMEVYNPVLKVWSSADASRIHWGGKDACLLCCHDITCYKKAEENSANQ; encoded by the coding sequence ATGCGTCAGCGGGATACCATACTGATTGTAGACGATATGGAAATAAACCGCGTGATTCTGGATGGACTGTTCCAGGAGGAATACCATCTGCTGGAGGCTGAGAATGGGGAGCAGGCCCTGCTTCTGCTGCGGCAGTATCACGAGAATATAGCCATCATGCTGCTGGATGTGGTGATGCCCGTGATGGATGGATACAAGGTGCTGCAGGAGATGGGGGCCAACGGGCTTCTGGACGAGGTTCCTGTGGTGGTAATCACGGCTGATAACTCCCTGGAAGGGGAGCTGAGGGCCTTTGACCTGGGGGCGTCCGACATCATTGTCAAGCCCTTTGAGCCCCATGTGGTCAAGCGGCGGGTACATAATATCATAGAGCTTTATCTTCATAAACATAATCTGGAGGACATGGTAGAGCAGCAGGCGCAGAAGCTGAGGGAGTCCAACGATGTGCTGGTGGACGCCCTTTCATCTGTCATTGAATACAGGAGTCTGGAGTCGGGGCAGCATATCAAGCGCATCCGTCTGCTGACCCAGGTGCTTTTGGAGGAGGTGTGCAGGAATTGTCCTGAATACGGGCTGGATAAGAAAAAGATTGAAGTCATTGCCTCGGCCTCGGCCCTTCACGATATCGGCAAGATTGCCATTGAGGATAAGATACTTAATAAACCGGGCCGCCTCACTGCGGAAGAGTTTGAAATCATGAAGACCCATACGCTCAGGGGATGCCAGATTCTGGAGGGCCTGGAACGCATGAGCGATAAGGGGTATCTTGAATACGCCTACAACATCTGCCGGTACCATCATGAGCGCTGGGACGGCAGGGGATATCCGGATGGGCTGTACGGAGATGCCATCCCTATCTGCGCCCAGGCCGTGTCCATTGTGGATGCATACGATGCCCTCACGTCGGACCGTGTTTATAAGAAGGCGATTCCCCATGAACAGGCCTTCAACATGATTCTAAACGGTGAATGCGGATGCTTTTCCTCCAGACTGCTGGACTGCTTTAAGAATGTGGAGCCGCAGCTGGCTGACCTGTGCAAACGGTACCGGGACGGCAATGTCCCTGCGCCTGCAAAGCTTTCCCACCACGGCAGTGTCCTGGGGGTGGGGGACGGCAGCCTGAGCGCCCTGCAGCTGGAACAGATGAAGTATTTTGCCATGCTGCGGTATGTGGATACCACGGTGGCTGAGGTGGACTTTTCCACGGGCAGCTATCATGTGGTATACGCGCCGGACGAGCGGATTAAGAAGCTGTTTCAGGGAGAATGCCTGGAAGCCGTGGCGGAATGCTGCATAAATGATTTGGTGGTGCCGGAGGAACAGGACAATGTGCGGCGGATATGGAAAACAGAGATACCGCGTTTCTTTGAAGAGGGGATGCTGAAACAGAGCTGGAAGTACCGGCTGAAGGATGAGCACAGATCTGAGGAGTGGTATGAGCTGACCCTTCTGCGGGTGGACATCGAACATCCCCGCCGCCGAAAGGCATTGCTGCTGTGGCGGCTCGTGGACAGAGCGCATCAGGAGGCGGATTTGGACGAAAACAGGCTCCGTGAGGACCGCCGGGTTCTTCACAACATATTGAAGGGAATCCTGCGCTGCCGCAATGACAGGTGGTTCACCATGATGGATGTTGACGACGGGTTCCTTGGATATACCAGGGAGGAGATAAAAGAGCGGTTCAACAACTGTTATATAGAAATGATACGCCCGGATGACAGGGAGCGGATGCGCAGGGAGCTGACAGAACAGATCAACCGGGGCGGGGAATATGAAGTGGAATACCGGGTGGAGGACCGCAGCGGCCGCAGCATCTGGATGCTGGACAAGGGGCGTCTGATGTATGATAACGAGGGCAGGGAATATTTTTACAGCGTAATCATAGACATTGACCAGACCAAACATGCCCAGGAGGAGCTGCGCCTGGGACTGGAACGGTATAAAATCGTTATGGAACAGACCAATGATATTTTCTTTGAATGGGACATCGGTTCTGACACAGTGGTATACTCCATCAACTGGAAGGCCAAGTTCGGATATGACCCCATCTCAGAGCAGGCATCGGTACGGATACCTAAGATATCCCATCTGTATCCGGAGGATATGGCGCCGTTCGGACATCTTATCGAAGAGATACGGGACGGAAGGCGGTATGGTGAGCTGGAGTTCAGGGTGTCTGATTCCAAGGGCCGCTATCAGTGGTGCAAGCTGAGGGCCACCACCCAGTTTGACGACCAGGGACAGCCCTGCAAGGCAGTGGGAATCGTTATTGACATAAATGATGAAAAGCTTGCCGCCCAGGAGTTAAAGGCACGGGCGGAGCGTGATACCCTGACCAGGCTGTACAACAAGGAATCAGCCAGGCAGAGAATCGAACACCTGCTGGTGAACCGGGAGGAAGGGGAAGGGGCTGCGCTGTTCGTCATTGATATTGACAATTTTAAGATGGTCAATGACCAGTACGGGCATATGTTTGGGGATGCGGTGCTCACAAAGATTGCAGGGCAGCTTTCCCGGCTGTTTCGCAGCAGCGATATTGTCTCCAGAATTGGAGGGGACGAGTTCATGGCCCTTTTGCAGGGAGTGGTCAATGAACAGCGGGTAAAGTCTGTGGCCGGCCGGCTCATCGAGTGCTTTGAGCGTGTGCTGGAGGAGCTGCCCAAGGACTGCTGTATTACATGCAGCATCGGAATTGCCGTATGCCCAAGGGATGGGGAGAACTTCCAGACTTTGTTCCGGCGGGCTGACGTGGCGCTGTACCAGGCCAAGGCCTGCGGAAAAAAGCAGTACCAGATCTACGACCAGTCCATGGAGGACAAGGCGTTCGGCCAGGGAGCGGGGCGAAAGGCAACTGTGAATACCACCATTGAGTCGGAACAGAATGGGGACATGATGTTAAATGACCTGCTTCCAAGAGCCTTTAACATCCTGTCCAAGTCAGAGAAGATGGACAAGGCCGTTGAAAGTGTGCTGGAGCTTTTGGGGGAGCGTCTGCAGGTGAGCCGCGCCTATGTATTTGAGAATTCGGAGGATGGGACCTGCTACAGCAACACCTTTGAGTGGTGCGCCCGGGGAATCCGGTCCCAGAAGGATTTGCTGCAGGGATGTTCCTATGCGGAGTTCAGTACAGATTACCAGAGCTGCTTTAATGAGAGCGGGATTCTCTACTGCGATGATATAGGCCAGCTTCCCGGCGACATCCAAAAACGGTTGAAGCAAAGGGGCGTCAAGTCCATGCTCCAGTGCGCCATCAGGGATAACGGCGTGTTCAAGGGATGGGTGGGATTTGATGACTGTACCTCCCACTGCCTGTGGACCATAAGCCAGATCGAGGTACTCTCCTTTGTGTCCGAGCTGCTGTCCCTGTTCCTCCTTAAGCAGAGGGCACAGGACAGCGCCGTGGATTTGGCAGAGGACTTAAGGACCATTCTGGACCACCAGAACTCATGGATTTATGTGGTGGACATGGAAAGTCATGAACTGTTGTTTATAAACGATAAGACCTACAGGCTTGCGCCGGATTCAAGGCTGGGCATGAGCTGTCATGAAGCGTTTTTTAAAAATGATAAGCCCTGCCAGCGGTGTCCCATGAAGCAGGTGGAGGATAAGATAAACTACACCATGGAGGTCTATAATCCAGTCCTTAAGGTCTGGTCATCGGCCGACGCCTCCCGGATTCACTGGGGCGGCAAGGATGCCTGCCTGCTGTGCTGCCATGATATCACATGCTATAAGAAGGCGGAAGAAAATAGTGCAAATCAATAA
- a CDS encoding branched-chain amino acid ABC transporter permease — protein sequence MNIFLQAAANGIMVGGIYALIGMSLTLIFGVMKIINFCQGELLMLGMYISFVLFDQCGLDPFVAIPIVAVVMFAFGALLQSTLITRSLHGNDDTNVLFLTVGLGILFQNVALLYFKSDYRTAQSMFSEKIVQLGAINLSLPKVLSFVILLAVTILLFAFLKYTNIGKQIRATSQNSTGAQVCGIKTKLVYATTYGLGAAIAGITGACLMSFYYVFPTVGAVYGTRSFIVVTMGGLGSVIGAFVSGIVLGLMETVGAVVVGSSFKDTIVFLAFILILVVKQTVKTRRG from the coding sequence ATGAATATATTTTTGCAGGCGGCTGCCAATGGGATTATGGTGGGCGGAATTTATGCACTGATAGGTATGAGCCTGACGCTGATTTTCGGAGTTATGAAGATTATCAATTTTTGCCAGGGCGAGCTTCTGATGCTGGGTATGTACATATCCTTTGTTCTGTTTGACCAATGCGGTCTTGACCCCTTTGTGGCAATCCCCATTGTGGCGGTGGTGATGTTCGCCTTTGGGGCGCTTTTGCAGTCAACGCTGATTACGCGGTCCCTGCACGGCAATGACGATACCAATGTGCTGTTTTTAACGGTTGGACTGGGAATTCTGTTCCAGAATGTAGCGCTTCTTTATTTTAAATCGGATTACAGAACGGCCCAGAGTATGTTTTCCGAGAAAATCGTGCAGCTGGGAGCCATAAACTTAAGCCTTCCCAAGGTGCTGAGCTTTGTGATTCTTCTGGCGGTAACCATCCTTTTGTTCGCTTTCTTAAAGTATACCAATATAGGAAAGCAGATTCGCGCCACTTCCCAGAACAGTACCGGAGCCCAGGTCTGCGGTATCAAAACAAAGCTGGTCTATGCCACTACATACGGTCTGGGAGCAGCCATTGCCGGAATCACCGGAGCCTGTCTGATGTCCTTTTATTATGTATTCCCTACGGTTGGCGCCGTGTATGGGACGAGGTCCTTCATTGTGGTAACCATGGGAGGACTGGGAAGCGTTATCGGAGCCTTTGTCAGCGGCATTGTATTGGGGCTTATGGAAACCGTGGGAGCCGTGGTTGTGGGTTCCTCCTTTAAGGATACCATCGTGTTCCTGGCATTTATATTGATTCTGGTAGTGAAACAGACAGTGAAAACAAGACGGGGGTAG
- a CDS encoding Hpt domain-containing protein, which produces MDLNTILELKGAGVDIDGALRRFSGNSALYEKFLKKFLTDSTFSQITKAFEGENREDALMATHTFKGVTANLGMDKLFNISSFMVDHIRADRFDEAAGAYPELEEAYKEICRILAND; this is translated from the coding sequence ATGGATTTAAATACAATACTTGAATTAAAGGGCGCAGGGGTGGATATAGATGGCGCCTTACGGCGTTTCAGCGGCAATTCCGCACTGTACGAGAAGTTTCTGAAGAAGTTTCTGACAGACAGTACTTTTTCCCAGATCACAAAGGCCTTTGAGGGAGAGAACCGGGAGGATGCCCTGATGGCAACCCATACCTTTAAGGGTGTTACGGCCAATCTGGGTATGGATAAGCTGTTTAACATATCCTCTTTTATGGTGGACCATATCAGGGCAGACCGTTTTGATGAAGCTGCCGGAGCATATCCGGAGCTGGAAGAGGCTTACAAGGAGATATGCAGAATACTTGCAAATGACTAG
- a CDS encoding glucose 1-dehydrogenase, producing the protein MILDLEGRRAVVTGGSRGLGYGIAQALHDSGAEVIITGRTGKVWEAAAEIGSSGPPAYGVTGDLSRQQQRETVCEQILEIYNGRVDILVNAAGTLNRCAAFEVTQEDWNEVVELNLNAVFFMSQRIGRSMAARRYGKIINIASMDSFFGSVLVPAYSASKGGVAQLTKALSNEWAAEGINVNAIAPGYMATALTDTMKVKNPAQYEETTRRIPMGRWGTAEDLKGLAVFLASDASAYISGAVIPVDGGFLGR; encoded by the coding sequence ATGATACTTGATTTAGAAGGACGCCGGGCGGTTGTCACAGGAGGCAGCCGTGGACTGGGATATGGAATTGCCCAGGCGCTGCACGATTCAGGTGCAGAGGTAATCATAACCGGCAGGACCGGGAAGGTGTGGGAAGCTGCCGCAGAAATAGGAAGCAGCGGACCTCCGGCTTATGGAGTGACAGGAGATTTAAGCAGGCAGCAGCAGAGGGAAACGGTCTGTGAGCAGATTTTGGAGATTTACAATGGACGTGTTGATATCCTGGTTAATGCGGCCGGAACATTAAACAGATGTGCCGCTTTTGAGGTGACGCAGGAGGATTGGAATGAAGTGGTGGAGCTTAATCTGAACGCTGTGTTCTTCATGTCTCAGAGAATTGGAAGGTCTATGGCGGCCCGCCGTTACGGAAAGATTATCAACATAGCATCCATGGATTCCTTTTTTGGCAGTGTTCTGGTTCCGGCCTACAGTGCCAGCAAAGGCGGGGTTGCCCAGCTGACAAAAGCATTATCAAATGAGTGGGCGGCAGAAGGAATCAATGTCAATGCCATTGCCCCTGGATACATGGCCACGGCGCTGACAGATACCATGAAGGTAAAGAATCCTGCCCAATACGAGGAAACCACCCGCAGGATACCCATGGGAAGATGGGGGACTGCGGAGGATCTTAAGGGGCTGGCAGTGTTTTTGGCTTCCGATGCCTCTGCTTATATATCCGGGGCAGTTATACCGGTAGACGGAGGTTTTTTGGGAAGGTAG
- a CDS encoding LacI family DNA-binding transcriptional regulator — MSIQKKDKYTISDVAQMLGVSRSTISRAMNNSPGVGEELRKKVLDFVEEIGYQPNTIARSLSKGRQSIIALIVSDIRNPFYADLTFYIQKILHNNGYMLMVLNSEYDIRREKEFIHMAIQFNFSGVFLLTAQSEEIEKELDDIEIPVVLVNRILGSYEGDSVLSDNFKAGYIAAMHLIELGYPEIAFVKGPDVSSASEQRFRGYRQALENYRLPFKEQNVFKGDLKLDTGSELAKIYISDLKNRPKGIVISNDMMAIGFVEHCRESGVKIPEQISVVSFDNIVFSSLYDISLTTVSQHVREMSEHAARLMLKQLKNPQEKPERVILDPTLIVRRTTCPYVPEQDGE; from the coding sequence ATGAGTATCCAGAAAAAAGATAAGTATACCATTTCCGACGTGGCCCAGATGCTGGGGGTATCGCGTTCCACTATTTCCAGAGCCATGAATAACTCGCCGGGAGTCGGGGAGGAGCTGCGCAAAAAGGTGCTGGATTTTGTGGAGGAGATAGGTTATCAGCCAAATACAATAGCCAGAAGTCTGAGCAAGGGCAGACAAAGCATCATTGCGCTGATTGTCAGCGACATCCGCAATCCGTTTTATGCGGATCTTACCTTTTACATCCAGAAGATTCTTCACAACAATGGATATATGCTGATGGTCCTGAACAGTGAATATGATATCAGGCGGGAAAAAGAGTTCATTCATATGGCTATCCAATTTAATTTTTCAGGTGTATTTTTGCTTACTGCCCAATCAGAGGAAATTGAAAAGGAATTAGATGATATTGAGATTCCGGTTGTGCTGGTAAACAGGATCCTGGGGTCCTATGAAGGGGATTCGGTGCTGTCGGACAATTTCAAGGCCGGTTATATTGCGGCCATGCATCTCATTGAGCTGGGGTATCCGGAGATTGCCTTTGTGAAGGGGCCGGATGTTTCGTCCGCATCGGAGCAGCGGTTCAGGGGATACAGGCAGGCGCTGGAAAATTACCGTCTCCCCTTTAAGGAACAAAATGTATTCAAGGGTGATTTGAAGCTGGACACGGGAAGTGAACTGGCAAAGATTTATATATCGGATTTGAAGAACCGTCCAAAGGGAATCGTGATTTCCAACGATATGATGGCCATTGGGTTTGTTGAGCACTGCCGGGAGTCCGGAGTCAAGATTCCGGAACAGATTTCCGTGGTGAGTTTCGACAATATTGTTTTTTCATCACTCTATGACATCAGCTTGACAACGGTGAGCCAGCATGTCAGGGAGATGAGCGAGCATGCCGCCAGACTGATGTTAAAACAGCTGAAAAACCCACAGGAAAAGCCGGAACGGGTGATACTTGACCCCACATTGATTGTGCGCAGAACCACATGTCCGTATGTTCCTGAACAGGATGGGGAATAG
- a CDS encoding ABC transporter substrate-binding protein, producing the protein MRKQLVALTLSAAMAAGMLSGCGGYGSGSGGQKDAAEAAGTAAGAAATTAAAGSDGTAEPAKASTADGEPILIGALYPMTGALADSGQNMKDGIDLAVEEINAAGGISGRPIQIVYGDTQGANATGMTEMERLITQDKVMAVMGAYQSGVTEVVSQVAENYQVPMITANATSDSLTSHGYEYFFRLAPTNMMFIRDMEQYLLDLSAKDPADDIDVKSVAVCADNTELGQQTATWAKYFAEENGLEFKGEVLYSQGAADLTSEVLQLKSLNPDALIVDNYVSDAILLTKTMNEQGYKPNIMIAKANGYTESSYLPSVGGLANGILTATEFLPGDKGTKVSDTFKAKYGVDMNGHSAEAYTVVWIFRTALQNLADAGKEITSEALKDELSTLEIKDAFPGGEEIILPYDTIKFSESEFNGIPYKNTNMDGKLTIAQFQDGSLVTVWPFDIAKHDTIYPAPFN; encoded by the coding sequence ATGAGGAAACAATTGGTGGCATTGACATTAAGCGCGGCTATGGCAGCGGGTATGCTGTCCGGATGCGGGGGATATGGTTCTGGTTCAGGAGGACAGAAGGATGCGGCAGAGGCAGCAGGAACGGCAGCGGGGGCGGCGGCCACGACCGCGGCCGCAGGCAGTGACGGGACGGCGGAGCCGGCAAAGGCGTCCACCGCAGATGGGGAGCCCATACTGATTGGCGCGCTTTATCCCATGACGGGAGCGCTGGCTGATTCGGGCCAGAACATGAAGGACGGTATTGACCTGGCAGTGGAGGAAATCAACGCGGCAGGAGGAATAAGCGGCCGGCCTATCCAGATTGTATACGGTGATACCCAGGGGGCCAATGCCACGGGCATGACTGAGATGGAACGTTTGATTACACAGGATAAGGTGATGGCGGTAATGGGCGCATATCAGAGCGGTGTTACCGAGGTGGTGTCCCAGGTGGCGGAAAACTACCAGGTGCCCATGATAACAGCCAATGCCACGTCGGATTCCCTTACATCTCACGGATATGAGTATTTCTTCCGCCTGGCTCCCACCAATATGATGTTTATACGTGATATGGAGCAGTATCTTCTGGATTTGTCGGCCAAGGATCCGGCGGATGATATCGACGTCAAGAGTGTTGCGGTCTGCGCGGACAATACTGAATTAGGACAGCAGACAGCCACCTGGGCAAAATACTTTGCAGAAGAAAATGGACTGGAATTTAAGGGAGAGGTTCTTTACTCCCAGGGCGCGGCGGATTTGACCAGCGAGGTGCTGCAGTTAAAGTCCCTGAATCCGGACGCCCTTATTGTTGACAATTATGTATCGGACGCGATTCTCCTTACAAAGACCATGAACGAGCAGGGGTACAAGCCCAATATCATGATTGCCAAGGCAAACGGTTATACGGAATCTTCTTATCTTCCGTCTGTGGGCGGCCTTGCAAACGGAATCCTTACAGCCACGGAATTCCTGCCGGGGGACAAGGGAACCAAGGTTTCGGACACGTTTAAGGCAAAGTACGGCGTTGATATGAACGGGCATTCCGCGGAGGCGTACACGGTAGTCTGGATTTTCAGGACAGCTCTTCAGAATCTTGCAGACGCAGGCAAGGAGATTACCTCTGAAGCATTAAAGGATGAGCTGAGTACTCTGGAGATTAAAGATGCCTTCCCGGGAGGCGAGGAGATTATTCTTCCTTATGACACTATCAAGTTCTCCGAGTCTGAATTTAACGGTATTCCTTATAAGAATACCAATATGGACGGCAAGCTGACAATCGCTCAGTTCCAGGATGGTTCGCTTGTTACTGTATGGCCGTTTGATATTGCAAAACACGATACCATTTATCCGGCACCGTTCAATTAA